Proteins co-encoded in one Candidatus Poribacteria bacterium genomic window:
- a CDS encoding endonuclease III, with the protein MELQQKAAFISDTLERLLGVPTRDGAGEVLECLILTILSQNTTDVNRDRGYTELKDRFPTWEDVLQADVKAIEVAIRLAGLGNQKSKTIKNFLSWLKAEHGELSLEFIHDMETEAALELLCQHKGIGIKTASVTLSFACGREVFPVDTHILRISKRLGLIPSNCSAEKAHQVLLPIVPAGKAYPFHMNLIYFGRQICDARKPLCERCPLTHHCLYYKDNRQT; encoded by the coding sequence CGACTCGCGACGGCGCGGGAGAGGTCTTAGAATGCCTCATCTTAACGATCCTGTCACAAAACACGACCGATGTCAACCGAGATAGAGGATATACCGAACTGAAAGACCGATTTCCAACGTGGGAAGATGTCTTGCAGGCAGATGTTAAGGCGATAGAGGTAGCCATAAGACTTGCCGGATTGGGCAATCAGAAGAGTAAGACCATCAAAAACTTCCTCTCGTGGCTCAAAGCAGAACACGGTGAACTCTCACTGGAGTTTATCCACGATATGGAAACTGAGGCAGCATTAGAACTCCTGTGTCAACACAAAGGTATCGGTATCAAAACCGCCTCTGTCACGCTCTCTTTCGCGTGTGGTAGGGAGGTCTTTCCTGTTGATACGCACATCCTACGGATTTCTAAACGTCTCGGATTAATTCCGTCGAATTGTAGTGCGGAAAAGGCGCATCAGGTGTTGCTCCCAATAGTGCCGGCGGGCAAAGCGTATCCGTTCCACATGAACCTGATTTACTTCGGCAGACAAATCTGTGATGCCCGAAAGCCGTTGTGTGAACGGTGTCCATTGACGCACCACTGCCTCTACTATAAAGATAACCGACAAACTTAG